One Williamwhitmania taraxaci genomic region harbors:
- a CDS encoding DUF4276 family protein — protein MKRIIIISEGQTEQSFCNDVLQPYFNDRGIFIQNPAIKKMGGGIVRWDALKFQVETHLLQDNTAFVTTLVDYYGMYANMDYPGWENAQKLVDKNQRMTFLEKAMQSDIRPDLQRRFMPYIQLHEFEGLLFSNIDVFDRSFERGEFLNYRYLEETIDKHPNPEMINDSRDTAPSKRLMKIIKGYDKVVYGSLLAGEIGLNRIRAKCPRFNEWVARLECI, from the coding sequence ATGAAACGGATAATTATTATAAGCGAAGGGCAAACGGAGCAATCGTTTTGTAACGACGTGCTGCAGCCTTACTTTAATGATCGGGGTATCTTTATTCAGAATCCTGCAATTAAGAAAATGGGTGGAGGAATTGTTCGATGGGATGCCTTAAAGTTTCAGGTAGAAACTCATCTGCTTCAAGATAATACTGCCTTTGTAACTACCCTTGTTGATTACTATGGGATGTATGCAAATATGGATTATCCGGGTTGGGAGAATGCCCAAAAACTTGTAGATAAGAATCAGCGGATGACATTTCTTGAGAAAGCAATGCAAAGTGATATTCGACCCGATTTGCAGCGAAGGTTTATGCCATATATACAACTCCATGAATTTGAAGGATTGCTGTTTAGCAATATTGATGTTTTTGATCGGAGTTTTGAGAGGGGGGAGTTTTTAAATTATCGCTATTTAGAAGAAACAATAGATAAGCACCCCAACCCCGAGATGATTAATGATAGCAGAGACACCGCACCATCGAAGAGGTTGATGAAAATTATAAAGGGGTATGATAAGGTAGTATATGGCTCACTATTAGCAGGAGAGATCGGTCTTAACAGAATCCGAGCCAAATGTCCTCGTTTTAACGAATGGGTAGCCCGATTAGAATGCATATAG
- a CDS encoding AAA family ATPase, whose amino-acid sequence MIEYIEIEGYKSIKQLKLEMRPINILIGSNGVGKSNFISFFKLVNAIFNQQLQRFVMEEKADNLLYFGRKTTNMLYGKLIFTTDNNNNNGYLFALSQNKEGGLFFWEEGSGYNVGRDISYDKFRMSYDLAESRIKDSDWVRDAYLRNYLTNLQVFHFHDTSATSYLRRECDINDNAFLKQDGRNLPAFLYFLKIKHPIVFARIEKTIQSVAPYISKFILEPNRLNEKEIELRWVDRGDLDSNFSAYQLSDGTLRFIALATLLMQPEPPAVIVIDEPELGLHPFAIGKLAAMMQVAASKTQIVVATQSPGLISHFSPEDVVVMDKSVEENQTIFTRLSSELLEVWLKDYTLGDLWERNILNAAQPFTK is encoded by the coding sequence ATGATTGAGTATATAGAGATAGAGGGATACAAATCGATTAAGCAGCTGAAGTTGGAGATGCGGCCAATTAATATTCTAATTGGAAGCAACGGTGTGGGGAAAAGCAACTTTATATCGTTCTTTAAGTTGGTAAATGCCATCTTTAACCAGCAGTTGCAACGCTTTGTTATGGAAGAAAAGGCAGACAATCTGCTATACTTTGGAAGAAAAACGACTAATATGCTTTATGGTAAACTAATTTTCACCACTGATAACAACAATAATAATGGATATCTTTTTGCACTTAGCCAAAATAAAGAAGGTGGATTATTCTTCTGGGAAGAGGGATCTGGCTATAATGTAGGTAGAGATATTAGTTATGATAAATTTAGGATGTCTTATGATCTAGCTGAAAGTAGAATAAAAGATTCTGATTGGGTTCGGGATGCTTACCTTCGGAATTATTTAACCAATCTTCAAGTGTTTCATTTTCATGATACTTCCGCCACCTCTTACTTAAGGCGAGAATGTGATATTAACGATAATGCATTTCTGAAACAGGATGGTCGAAATCTGCCTGCATTTTTATACTTTCTAAAGATAAAACACCCGATTGTTTTCGCTAGAATTGAAAAAACAATTCAATCGGTTGCACCCTATATTTCAAAATTCATTTTAGAACCGAATCGTTTAAACGAAAAAGAGATAGAGCTACGTTGGGTCGATAGGGGAGACTTGGACTCCAACTTCTCTGCCTACCAGCTATCGGATGGAACGCTGCGATTTATTGCCTTGGCTACCTTGCTAATGCAACCGGAACCGCCAGCTGTAATTGTAATTGATGAGCCGGAGTTAGGCTTACATCCTTTTGCCATTGGAAAACTTGCTGCCATGATGCAGGTTGCCGCTTCAAAAACCCAAATTGTTGTGGCTACCCAATCGCCCGGATTAATCAGCCATTTTTCGCCTGAAGATGTGGTTGTAATGGATAAAAGTGTCGAGGAAAACCAGACCATTTTTACCCGATTGAGTTCTGAATTGTTGGAGGTTTGGTTAAAGGACTATACTCTCGGCGATTTATGGGAACGCAATATTCTTAATGCTGCTCAACCGTTTACCAAGTAG